One window of the Dendropsophus ebraccatus isolate aDenEbr1 chromosome 12, aDenEbr1.pat, whole genome shotgun sequence genome contains the following:
- the LOC138768713 gene encoding chymotrypsinogen A-like has product MAILWLLSCFVLLVGSYGCGVPSIKPVISGYSKIVNGEEAVSGSWPWQVSLQTNTAFHYCGGSLISDLWVVTAAHCEVSTSDRVILCEHDLSSNAEPIQTKSIARVLTHPGYSDSTFTNDIALVKLTSAATITTRVSPVCIAASADVFSVGERCVTTGWGYINGITQTSPSKLQQVTLPLLSDTECQRYWGDQIQSNMICAGASKADACKGDSGGPLVCQRDGTWILTGIVSFGSPICYGYIPGVYAKVTALRSWMDQTIATY; this is encoded by the exons ATGGCAATTCTGTGGCTTCTGTCCTGCTTTGTCCTGTTAGTGGGTAGCTATG GTTGTGGTGTGCCAAGCATCAAGCCAGTCATTTCTGGTTATTCCAAAATTGTGAATGGTGAGGAAGCAGTTTCTGGGTCATGGCCATGGCAGGTGTCTCTGCAG ACCAACACCGCattccactactgtggtggttctcTGATCAGCGATCTCTGGGTTGTCACTGCTGCTCACTGTGAAGTCAG CACCTCTGACCGTGTAAttctgtgtgaacatgacctctcCAGCAATGCTGAGCCAATTCAGACTAAATCCATTGCAAGG GTCCTCACGCACCCCGGCTATAGCGACTCAACCTTTACAAATGACATTGCACTTGTGAAGCTGACCAGCGCTGCTACCATCACCACtcgtgtgtcccctgtgtgcattgCCGCTAGTGCTGATGTATTCAGTGTAGGAGAGAGATGTGTCACTACTGGATGGGGATACATTAATGGTATAA CACAAACAAGTCCAAGCAAACTGCAGCAGGTGACTCTGCCTCTTCTCAGCGATACTGAATGTCAGAGATACTGGGGAGACCAAATCCAGAGCAACATGATCTGTGCTGGGGCATCTAAAGCCGACGCCTGCAAG GGTGACTCTGGCGGGCCTCTTGTATGCCAGAGAGATGGAACATGGATCTTGACTGGCATTGTATCATTTGGAAGTCCTATTTGTTATGGTTATATTCCTGGAGTTTACGCAAAAGTTACCGCCCTGAGATCCTGGATGGATCAGACTATTGCTACttattaa